From one Pseudomonas sp. S35 genomic stretch:
- the cyaY gene encoding iron donor protein CyaY: MSLTEARFHDLVDATQQALEDIFDDSGLDVDLENSAGVLTVKFESGQQLIFSRQEPLRQLWLAARSGGVHFDYDEESGKWQCDKSEELLGEMLMRLVLDYTGAELDFDEI, translated from the coding sequence ATGAGTTTGACCGAAGCCCGTTTTCACGACCTGGTGGATGCGACCCAGCAGGCGCTGGAAGATATTTTCGACGACAGCGGCCTGGACGTGGACCTGGAAAACTCGGCCGGCGTGCTGACTGTCAAGTTCGAGAGCGGCCAGCAACTGATCTTCAGTCGTCAGGAACCGTTGCGTCAGCTGTGGTTGGCAGCGCGTTCGGGTGGCGTGCACTTCGACTACGACGAAGAAAGCGGCAAATGGCAGTGCGACAAAAGTGAAGAGCTGTTGGGCGAGATGCTCATGCGCCTGGTTCTCGATTATACCGGCGCCGAGCTGGATTTCGACGAGATCTGA
- the sutA gene encoding transcriptional regulator SutA has product MSDDDLENDELEVGDEDDTEEGLEAAADDVAEDDGGDDAPAPAAKGKAKAAVSVDELPSVEAKNKERDALARAMEEFLAKGGKVQEVEANVVADPPKKPDNKYGSRPI; this is encoded by the coding sequence ATGAGCGACGATGATCTGGAAAACGACGAACTCGAAGTAGGTGACGAAGACGACACCGAAGAAGGTCTTGAAGCGGCGGCTGATGACGTTGCTGAAGACGACGGTGGCGATGATGCGCCTGCCCCGGCTGCCAAAGGTAAAGCCAAGGCGGCTGTTTCGGTAGATGAATTGCCGAGCGTTGAAGCCAAGAACAAAGAGCGTGATGCCCTGGCCCGCGCGATGGAAGAGTTCCTCGCTAAAGGCGGCAAAGTGCAGGAAGTCGAGGCTAACGTGGTGGCCGACCCACCGAAGAAGCCGGATAACAAGTACGGCAGCCGACCTATCTGA
- a CDS encoding lipoprotein: MKRLISSLAALVAVACLVSACGQKGPLYLPDDSKDPNEQAQSSQKPSKAHKHDTYE; this comes from the coding sequence ATGAAGCGCCTGATCTCTTCCCTTGCTGCGCTCGTCGCGGTCGCTTGCCTCGTTAGTGCCTGTGGTCAAAAAGGCCCGCTGTACCTGCCAGATGACAGCAAAGACCCGAACGAACAGGCGCAATCGTCGCAAAAGCCATCCAAAGCGCATAAGCACGACACCTACGAATAA
- the lysA gene encoding diaminopimelate decarboxylase: MDAFNYRDGELFAEGVALSAIAQRFGTPTYVYSRAHIEAQYRSFTDALDGVPHLVCYAVKANSNLGVLNVLARLGAGFDIVSRGELERVLAAGGQADKIVFSGVGKSREDMRRALEVGVHCFNIESTDELERLQVVAAEMGVRAPISLRVNPDVDAGTHPYISTGLKENKFGIAIADAEDVYIRAAQLPNLEVLGVDCHIGSQLTTLPPFLDALDRLLALIDRLGECGIYLHHIDLGGGVGVRYRDEEPPLIADYIAAVRERTEGRDLTLMFEPGRYIVANAGVLLTQVEYLKHTEHKDFAIVDAAMNDLIRPALYQAWMNVTAVTPRESEARAYDIVGPICETGDFLAKDRQLALEEGDLLAVHSAGAYGFVMSSNYNTRGRTAEVLVDGDQAFEVRRRETVAELYAGESLLPE, encoded by the coding sequence ATGGACGCTTTTAACTACCGGGACGGCGAGCTGTTCGCGGAAGGCGTGGCGCTGTCCGCGATTGCCCAGCGCTTTGGTACCCCGACGTACGTGTACTCACGTGCGCACATCGAAGCCCAATATCGCTCCTTCACCGACGCACTGGACGGCGTACCGCACCTGGTGTGCTACGCGGTCAAGGCCAACTCCAACCTCGGTGTACTCAATGTCCTGGCGCGCCTTGGCGCCGGTTTCGACATCGTTTCCCGTGGCGAGCTGGAGCGGGTACTGGCCGCAGGTGGCCAGGCTGACAAGATCGTGTTCTCCGGCGTCGGCAAGAGCCGCGAAGACATGCGTCGCGCCCTGGAAGTCGGCGTGCATTGCTTCAACATCGAGTCCACGGACGAGCTGGAGCGCCTGCAAGTCGTGGCCGCCGAGATGGGCGTTCGCGCGCCGATCTCCCTGCGCGTCAACCCGGACGTCGATGCCGGCACCCACCCTTACATTTCCACCGGTCTCAAAGAGAACAAGTTCGGCATCGCCATTGCCGACGCCGAAGACGTGTACATCCGCGCCGCCCAGTTGCCAAACCTTGAAGTGCTGGGTGTCGACTGCCATATCGGCTCGCAACTGACCACCCTGCCGCCGTTCCTGGATGCGCTCGACCGTCTGCTGGCGCTGATCGACCGCCTGGGCGAATGCGGCATCTACCTGCACCACATCGACCTCGGTGGTGGCGTGGGCGTGCGGTATCGCGATGAAGAGCCGCCGCTGATTGCCGACTACATCGCAGCCGTGCGCGAGCGCACCGAAGGCCGCGACCTGACGCTGATGTTCGAGCCAGGCCGTTATATCGTCGCCAACGCCGGTGTGCTGCTGACCCAGGTCGAGTACCTCAAGCATACCGAACACAAGGATTTCGCCATCGTCGACGCGGCGATGAACGACCTGATCCGCCCGGCGCTGTACCAGGCCTGGATGAATGTCACCGCCGTGACGCCTCGCGAAAGCGAAGCCCGCGCCTATGACATCGTCGGCCCGATCTGCGAAACCGGCGACTTCCTGGCCAAGGATCGCCAGTTGGCCCTGGAAGAAGGCGATCTGCTGGCCGTGCATTCGGCCGGTGCCTACGGGTTTGTCATGAGTTCCAACTACAACACCCGCGGCCGTACCGCCGAGGTGCTGGTGGACGGTGATCAAGCGTTTGAAGTGCGTCGCCGCGAGACGGTAGCCGAGTTGTATGCTGGCGAAAGCCTGCTGCCGGAGTAA
- a CDS encoding DUF1289 domain-containing protein, translating into MTQPAPVRPPKPLFSNVSPAVPSPCISLCRLDEQKVCLGCFRHVEDIREWRSADDARRRVICAEAEQRRAHA; encoded by the coding sequence GTGACCCAGCCCGCACCCGTACGCCCGCCCAAGCCGCTGTTCAGTAACGTCAGCCCGGCCGTGCCGTCACCTTGTATCAGTTTGTGTCGCCTGGACGAGCAAAAAGTCTGCCTCGGCTGCTTCCGCCACGTCGAAGACATCCGTGAATGGCGCTCCGCCGACGATGCCCGGCGCCGGGTGATCTGTGCCGAGGCCGAGCAGCGCAGGGCGCACGCCTGA
- a CDS encoding Abi family protein, producing the protein MSYSEYLKPHIDPVGLIPFLQAKGLTVTDPNQAQSTLENINYFRFKIYLWPFYDEVNSCYEAGSTFEHGVEIYRFDEELRNFLFSIIGRIEIKLRTKVDQVVTAHTGNPFWYLDDALFETNINSVRSGLASQFQQSRIPFALHFKSTYYNKTNPDFKQLPPFWTISELTTFGNIKTFYSSLKKNLFGAPPNNKLDLLAKEFGARNLKNLNNWITLIRDIRNVCAHHNRAWNGNYREPVEITNLFSPHYLPSHPNRIYHFLGLLHVINKSLNLNIAICQFVVDLTNKYPAIKGKLSSAGFPTDWELDPFWT; encoded by the coding sequence ATGAGCTATTCAGAATACCTCAAGCCGCACATCGACCCAGTGGGGCTCATCCCCTTCCTCCAAGCCAAAGGTTTAACTGTCACTGACCCAAATCAAGCACAGTCAACTTTAGAGAATATCAATTACTTTAGATTTAAAATTTACCTTTGGCCATTCTACGACGAGGTCAATTCTTGCTATGAAGCAGGATCAACTTTTGAACATGGCGTAGAAATTTATAGATTTGATGAAGAACTGAGAAATTTTTTATTTTCTATCATTGGCCGCATAGAGATTAAACTGCGAACTAAAGTTGACCAAGTAGTAACTGCACATACAGGAAACCCGTTTTGGTATCTGGACGATGCACTTTTCGAAACCAATATAAACTCGGTAAGGTCTGGGCTTGCTTCTCAGTTCCAACAGTCTAGAATCCCATTCGCTCTACATTTCAAATCGACCTATTACAACAAAACCAACCCTGACTTCAAGCAACTCCCTCCGTTTTGGACAATCTCCGAACTGACAACTTTTGGGAATATAAAAACATTTTATAGTAGCTTGAAGAAAAATTTATTTGGAGCACCACCAAACAACAAGCTCGATCTATTGGCTAAAGAATTTGGTGCTCGAAACCTTAAAAATCTAAACAATTGGATTACGTTAATTAGAGATATTCGGAACGTATGTGCCCACCACAATCGGGCTTGGAACGGAAACTATCGAGAACCGGTGGAAATCACTAACCTGTTCTCACCACATTATTTGCCATCTCACCCAAACAGAATATATCATTTTTTGGGGCTGCTACACGTCATCAATAAGTCACTGAATTTAAACATAGCTATATGTCAGTTCGTAGTCGACCTTACAAACAAATATCCAGCAATAAAAGGGAAGCTAAGTTCGGCAGGATTTCCAACTGACTGGGAGTTGGACCCTTTTTGGACTTAA
- the dapF gene encoding diaminopimelate epimerase, whose translation MLLRFTKMHGLGNDFMVLDLVSQHAHILPKHAKQWGDRHTGIGFDQLLIVEAPSNPEVDFRYRIFNSDGSEVEQCGNGARCFARFVLDKRLTAKRQIRVETKSGVIELDIRSDGQISVNMGAPRLVPADIPFQATEQAVSYALDVDGQSVDIAAVSMGNPHAVLRVNDINNAPVHELGPKIEHHPRFPARVNVGFLQVIDRSRAQLRVWERGAGETQACGTGACAAAVAAISQGWMDSPLLIDLPGGRLSIEWAGPGHPVLMTGPASRVYEGQVRL comes from the coding sequence ATGCTGCTGCGTTTTACCAAGATGCACGGGTTGGGCAATGATTTCATGGTCCTTGACCTGGTCAGCCAGCACGCGCACATCCTGCCCAAACACGCTAAACAGTGGGGCGACCGGCATACCGGGATTGGTTTCGACCAACTGCTGATCGTCGAGGCGCCGAGCAACCCGGAGGTTGATTTCCGTTACCGGATCTTCAACTCCGACGGCTCCGAAGTGGAACAGTGCGGTAACGGTGCGCGCTGCTTTGCACGTTTTGTGCTGGACAAGCGCCTGACCGCCAAGCGCCAGATCCGCGTCGAGACCAAGAGCGGCGTGATCGAACTGGACATCCGCAGCGACGGCCAGATCAGCGTCAACATGGGCGCGCCGCGCCTGGTGCCGGCGGATATTCCGTTCCAGGCCACCGAGCAGGCCGTCAGTTATGCACTGGACGTGGATGGCCAATCGGTCGACATCGCTGCCGTGTCCATGGGCAACCCCCATGCCGTGCTGCGGGTCAACGACATCAACAACGCCCCCGTGCATGAACTGGGGCCGAAGATCGAACACCACCCGCGCTTTCCGGCACGGGTCAATGTGGGCTTCCTGCAGGTGATCGACCGTTCCCGCGCACAATTGCGCGTGTGGGAACGCGGCGCCGGCGAAACCCAGGCCTGCGGCACCGGTGCTTGCGCCGCTGCCGTGGCCGCGATCAGCCAAGGGTGGATGGATTCGCCGCTGCTGATCGACCTGCCCGGTGGACGCCTGTCCATCGAATGGGCAGGCCCAGGCCACCCGGTGCTGATGACCGGGCCGGCCTCGCGTGTATACGAAGGACAGGTCCGTCTATGA
- the xerC gene encoding tyrosine recombinase XerC, with product MERQLDAYCAHLRNERQVSPHTLEAYRRDLNKVLAYCEKQQVTSWKALDIQSLRSLIARLHQQGQSSRSLSRLLSAVRGLYHYLNREGLCDHDPANGLSPPKGERRLPKTLDTDRALQLLDGAVEDDFLAHRDQAILELFYSSGLRLSELTGLNLDQLDLADGLVQVLGKGSKTRVLPVGRKAREALQLWLPLRALANPADDAVFISQQGRRLGPRAIQIRVKTAGERELGQNLHPHMLRHSFASHMLESSQDLRAVQELLGHSDIKTTQIYTHLDFQHLATVYDSAHPRAKRIKGGDS from the coding sequence ATGGAACGGCAACTGGACGCTTACTGCGCTCACCTGCGCAACGAGCGCCAGGTGTCGCCCCATACGCTGGAGGCTTACCGGCGGGACTTGAACAAGGTCCTGGCGTACTGCGAAAAACAGCAGGTCACCAGTTGGAAAGCCCTGGACATCCAGAGCCTGCGCAGTCTGATCGCACGCCTGCACCAGCAAGGTCAGTCCTCGCGCAGCCTGTCACGCCTGCTGTCGGCGGTGCGGGGGCTCTATCACTACCTCAACCGCGAAGGCCTGTGCGACCACGACCCCGCCAATGGCCTGTCTCCACCCAAAGGAGAGCGGCGCCTGCCCAAGACCCTGGACACTGACCGCGCCCTGCAATTGCTGGACGGTGCCGTGGAGGATGACTTTCTCGCCCATCGCGATCAGGCCATCCTCGAATTGTTCTATTCCTCAGGCCTGCGCCTGTCGGAACTGACCGGCCTGAACCTCGACCAACTGGACCTGGCAGACGGCTTGGTGCAAGTGCTGGGCAAGGGCAGCAAGACCCGCGTGTTGCCGGTGGGCAGAAAGGCCCGCGAAGCCCTGCAACTGTGGTTGCCACTCAGGGCGCTGGCCAACCCGGCGGATGATGCGGTATTTATCAGCCAGCAAGGCCGGCGCCTCGGGCCACGGGCGATACAAATAAGGGTCAAGACCGCCGGCGAGCGCGAACTGGGCCAGAACCTGCACCCGCATATGCTGCGGCACTCGTTTGCCAGTCATATGCTGGAGTCATCCCAGGACCTGCGCGCCGTGCAAGAGCTGCTCGGCCACTCCGATATCAAGACCACGCAGATCTACACCCATCTGGACTTCCAACACCTGGCAACGGTGTACGACAGCGCCCATCCACGGGCCAAACGCATCAAGGGCGGCGACTCATGA
- a CDS encoding ammonium transporter has translation MTLRKFAGLGALLSIVMPSLAMAADEVAAPVLNSGDTAWMLTATALVLFMTIPGLALFYGGMVRSKNILSVMMQCFAITGLISILWVVYGYSIAFDTTGMEQGVVNFNSFFGGMGKAFLAGVTPASITGPAALFPEAVFITFQMTFAIITPALIVGAFAERMKFSAMLIFMGIWFTLVYAPIAHMVWSGNGGLMWDWGVLDFAGGTVVHINAGVAGLVACIVLGKRKGFPTTPMAPHNLGYTLVGAAMLWIGWFGFNAGSAAAANGTAGMAMLVTQIATAAAALGWMFAEWITHGKPSALGIASGVVAGLVAVTPAAGTVGPMGALVIGLVAGVVCFFCATSLKRKLGYDDSLDAFGVHGIGGIVGAILTGVFAAPALGGFGTVTDIAAQVWIQCKGVGFTVIYTAIVTYVILKVLDMVMGLRVTEEEEAVGLDLAQHNERGYNL, from the coding sequence ATGACTCTGCGTAAATTCGCAGGGCTCGGAGCCCTGTTGTCCATCGTAATGCCAAGCCTGGCCATGGCGGCAGACGAAGTGGCTGCTCCAGTCCTCAACTCCGGCGACACCGCCTGGATGCTGACCGCCACCGCATTGGTGCTGTTCATGACCATCCCCGGCTTGGCGCTGTTCTACGGCGGCATGGTCCGCTCCAAGAATATTCTGTCGGTGATGATGCAGTGCTTCGCCATCACCGGCCTGATCAGCATCCTGTGGGTCGTCTACGGCTACAGCATTGCGTTCGATACCACCGGTATGGAACAGGGTGTGGTCAACTTCAACTCCTTCTTCGGCGGCATGGGCAAGGCGTTCCTGGCGGGCGTGACCCCGGCCAGCATCACCGGGCCTGCGGCGTTGTTCCCTGAAGCCGTGTTCATCACCTTCCAGATGACCTTCGCGATCATCACCCCGGCGCTGATCGTCGGTGCCTTCGCCGAGCGTATGAAGTTCTCTGCGATGCTGATCTTCATGGGCATCTGGTTCACCCTGGTCTATGCGCCGATCGCGCACATGGTCTGGAGCGGCAACGGCGGCCTGATGTGGGACTGGGGCGTGCTGGACTTCGCCGGCGGCACCGTGGTGCACATCAACGCCGGTGTGGCTGGCCTGGTGGCGTGCATCGTGCTCGGCAAGCGTAAAGGCTTCCCGACCACCCCGATGGCCCCGCACAACCTGGGTTACACCCTGGTGGGCGCGGCAATGCTGTGGATCGGCTGGTTTGGCTTCAACGCCGGCTCCGCTGCTGCGGCCAACGGCACTGCCGGCATGGCGATGCTGGTGACTCAGATCGCCACCGCCGCCGCCGCGCTGGGCTGGATGTTCGCCGAGTGGATCACTCACGGCAAACCAAGCGCACTGGGTATCGCCTCGGGTGTGGTCGCAGGCCTGGTAGCCGTTACTCCGGCTGCCGGCACTGTTGGCCCGATGGGCGCCCTGGTGATCGGCTTGGTGGCCGGTGTGGTCTGCTTCTTCTGCGCGACCAGCCTCAAGCGCAAGCTGGGCTATGACGACTCCCTGGACGCATTCGGCGTGCACGGTATCGGCGGCATCGTCGGTGCCATCCTCACCGGTGTATTTGCAGCCCCTGCATTGGGCGGCTTCGGCACCGTGACCGATATCGCGGCTCAAGTCTGGATCCAGTGCAAAGGTGTCGGCTTCACCGTGATCTACACGGCGATCGTCACCTACGTCATCCTCAAGGTGCTCGACATGGTCATGGGCCTGCGTGTCACCGAAGAGGAAGAGGCTGTCGGCCTCGACCTGGCACAACACAACGAACGCGGCTACAACTTGTAA
- a CDS encoding HAD family hydrolase has product MSIKLITFDLDDTLWDNVPVIISAEASMREWLAVNASKVGDLPLEHFASLRQQVLQRHPELKHRISVLRHRVLMHAFEEAGYPQPQATEMADVCFEAFIHARHQLTVFPEAEPMLQALRQHFLLGVITNGNADVQRVGLADYFHFALRAEDIGIAKPDARLFEAALQRGGVDASAAVHVGDHPGDDIAGAQQAGLRAVWFNPTDKAWEADKRPDAQIRSLTELPELLRKWQ; this is encoded by the coding sequence ATGAGTATCAAGCTGATCACTTTCGACCTGGACGACACGCTCTGGGATAACGTGCCGGTCATCATCAGCGCTGAAGCGTCGATGCGTGAATGGCTGGCGGTCAATGCTTCCAAGGTAGGCGACTTGCCCCTGGAGCATTTCGCCAGCCTGCGCCAACAGGTGTTGCAGCGTCACCCGGAGCTCAAACACCGCATCAGCGTGCTGCGCCACCGGGTGCTGATGCACGCCTTCGAGGAGGCCGGATACCCACAGCCACAAGCCACGGAGATGGCCGATGTGTGCTTCGAGGCCTTCATCCACGCACGTCACCAGCTCACCGTATTTCCCGAAGCCGAACCGATGTTGCAGGCGCTGCGCCAGCACTTCCTGCTGGGGGTGATCACCAACGGCAACGCGGATGTGCAGCGCGTCGGCCTGGCGGACTATTTCCACTTTGCCTTGCGTGCGGAGGATATCGGCATCGCCAAGCCGGATGCGCGATTGTTCGAGGCAGCGTTGCAACGCGGTGGCGTCGATGCCAGTGCGGCGGTGCACGTCGGCGATCACCCAGGGGATGACATTGCCGGAGCCCAGCAGGCCGGGCTTCGCGCGGTGTGGTTCAACCCGACGGACAAAGCATGGGAAGCAGACAAGCGCCCGGATGCGCAGATTCGCAGTCTGACCGAGCTACCGGAATTGCTCCGCAAGTGGCAGTAA
- the glnK gene encoding P-II family nitrogen regulator, with amino-acid sequence MKLVTAIIKPFKLDDVRESLSEIGVQGITVTEVKGFGRQKGHTELYRGAEYVVDFLPKVKIDVAIDDKDLDRVIEAITKAANTGKIGDGKIFVVNLEQAIRIRTGETDTDAI; translated from the coding sequence ATGAAGCTAGTCACTGCCATCATCAAGCCGTTCAAGTTGGACGATGTACGCGAGTCGTTGTCCGAGATCGGCGTGCAGGGCATTACCGTTACTGAGGTCAAGGGCTTCGGTCGGCAGAAGGGTCACACCGAGCTGTATCGCGGCGCTGAATACGTCGTCGATTTCCTGCCGAAGGTGAAGATTGATGTCGCCATTGACGACAAGGATCTTGACCGGGTTATCGAGGCGATAACCAAGGCTGCCAACACCGGCAAGATCGGTGACGGCAAGATCTTCGTGGTCAATCTGGAACAGGCTATTCGCATCCGTACCGGCGAAACCGATACCGACGCAATCTAA
- a CDS encoding secondary thiamine-phosphate synthase enzyme YjbQ, with product MWQQTLITLRAKPRGFHLVTDELLAGLPELKACRVGLLHLWLQHTSASLTVNENADPAVRRDFERFFNSLVPQGRTGFEHNDEGPDDLPAHFKASLLGCQLSLPVRAGRLAMGTWQGVYLGEHRDHGGARKVLATLHGDGA from the coding sequence ATGTGGCAACAGACCCTGATTACCCTGCGGGCCAAGCCCCGGGGCTTTCACCTGGTGACCGATGAGTTGCTTGCCGGCTTGCCTGAACTGAAGGCGTGTCGTGTGGGCCTGTTGCACCTGTGGTTGCAGCACACCTCGGCGTCGTTGACCGTCAACGAGAATGCCGACCCGGCGGTTCGCCGTGACTTCGAGCGTTTTTTCAACTCGCTGGTGCCGCAAGGCCGCACCGGGTTCGAGCACAACGACGAAGGTCCGGACGACCTGCCGGCGCACTTCAAGGCCAGTCTCCTGGGCTGCCAGCTGAGTTTGCCGGTAAGGGCCGGCCGCTTGGCGATGGGGACCTGGCAAGGGGTTTATCTGGGCGAGCACCGTGATCACGGCGGTGCCCGTAAAGTCCTCGCCACCTTGCACGGTGATGGGGCATAA
- a CDS encoding DUF484 family protein, translating into MTDKPQVPAPATPSESLEAAAVAAYLEANPDFFVEHEELLPALRIPHQRGDTVSLVERQMKILRERNIEMRHKLSHLMDVARDNDRLFDKTRRLILALMDATSLEETVIAVEDSLRQDFQVPFVSLILFSDNPMPVGRWVSGSDAQTAIGGLLCEGKTISGTLREHELDFLFGAEQRKQIGSTAVVALTYQGLHGVLAIASRDPAHYKSSVGTLFLTYIAEVLGRVLPRFTTALRAVR; encoded by the coding sequence ATGACCGATAAGCCTCAAGTACCCGCACCCGCAACCCCGAGCGAAAGTCTGGAGGCCGCTGCTGTCGCGGCGTACCTTGAGGCGAACCCGGACTTCTTCGTCGAGCACGAAGAACTGCTGCCGGCGCTGCGCATCCCCCACCAGCGCGGCGACACCGTGTCGCTGGTGGAGCGCCAGATGAAGATCCTGCGCGAGCGCAATATCGAGATGCGTCACAAGCTCTCGCATCTGATGGACGTGGCCCGCGACAACGACCGCCTGTTCGACAAGACCCGTCGCCTGATTCTGGCGCTGATGGATGCCACCAGCCTGGAAGAAACCGTGATCGCGGTGGAAGACAGCCTGCGCCAGGACTTCCAGGTGCCGTTTGTCAGCCTGATCCTGTTCAGCGACAACCCGATGCCGGTAGGTCGTTGGGTCAGCGGCAGCGACGCGCAAACTGCAATTGGCGGCCTGCTCTGCGAAGGCAAGACCATCAGCGGCACCTTGCGCGAGCATGAGTTGGACTTCCTGTTTGGTGCCGAACAGCGCAAACAGATCGGCTCCACCGCCGTCGTCGCCCTCACCTATCAAGGTTTGCACGGCGTACTGGCCATCGCCAGCCGCGATCCTGCGCACTATAAAAGCTCGGTGGGTACGCTGTTCCTGACCTACATCGCCGAAGTGCTGGGCCGCGTTCTACCGCGCTTCACCACTGCCCTGCGCGCGGTGCGCTAG
- a CDS encoding accessory factor UbiK family protein, producing the protein MLAPKDLLDALSGHASRLFSGDTALPRNEIESQFKALLQSGFSKLDLVSREEFDSQMVVLARTRARLESLEAKVAELEARLTNTAE; encoded by the coding sequence ATGCTCGCGCCCAAAGACCTCCTCGACGCCCTGAGCGGCCACGCCTCTCGCCTGTTCAGCGGTGACACCGCGCTGCCGCGCAATGAAATCGAAAGCCAATTCAAGGCCTTGCTGCAAAGCGGCTTCAGCAAACTCGACCTGGTGAGCCGGGAAGAATTCGACAGCCAGATGGTGGTGCTCGCCCGCACGCGTGCGCGGCTGGAGAGCCTGGAGGCGAAGGTGGCAGAGTTGGAAGCGCGGCTGACCAACACTGCCGAGTAA